In Humulus lupulus chromosome 7, drHumLupu1.1, whole genome shotgun sequence, the following are encoded in one genomic region:
- the LOC133788823 gene encoding non-specific lipid transfer protein GPI-anchored 11-like has protein sequence MAKTATTIATMFFLVTAAPSFYGAWAQAPTQAPMGPSMGPSMAPGPSGPDCMTLLLGMADCLSYVQIGSNLTTPDKPCCPELKSLVDTNPICLCQLLAKGGSSAFQIDISRATKLPSVCKVDTPPPSTCSLIGIPVGSPTSSEGPNAASPPVGADGLPLEGSPAAPPTSKKNDGNRASTSIVAVLLGFATIFFSY, from the exons ATGGCCAAAACCGCAACCACTATTGCTACTATGTTCTTCTTGGTAACAGCAGCTCCATCCTTTTACGGTGCGTGGGCGCAGGCCCCAACACAGGCACCGATGGGGCCGAGTATGGGGCCGAGCATGGCGCCAGGGCCGTCGGGACCGGACTGCATGACGCTGCTGCTGGGGATGGCGGACTGCCTGTCGTACGTGCAGATTGGGAGCAACCTAACGACGCCGGACAAGCCTTGTTGCCCTGAGCTGAAGTCACTTGTGGACACTAACCCTATCTGTCTTTGTCAGCTTCTGGCTAAAGGTGGCAGCTCCGCCTTTCAGATCGATATCAGTAGGGCTACAAAGCTTCCTTCCGTTTGTAAAGTGGATACTCCACCTCCTAGCACCTGTTCCC TGATCGGAATACCGGTAGGAAGTCCAACTTCATCAGAGGGTCCAAATGCAGCATCACCACCAG TGGGCGCAGATGGTCTACCTTTAGAAGGATCTCCTGCAGCTCCACCGACATCAAAGAAAAATGATGGAAATAGAGCTTCAACCTCCATTGTGGCAGTGCTTCTTGGCTTTGCAACCATATTCTTTTCTTATTGA